The Pecten maximus chromosome 6, xPecMax1.1, whole genome shotgun sequence DNA window AAAGTTATTCGCTGATGACACCTCTCTTTATGTCACTGCTGATATTCCTTATGTCAATGAAGAACTTCTTCAATAGTGACCTAAATATAATTCGTAACTGGTCGCAAAGATGATTATTGAATTTTAATCCTTCTAAAACAGTAACCCTAGTagacaaaactttatgacaaatcatatatagaatatatcatatgttataagCTATCTAGTCAGTATAAGATATGGTAATCAACTTGATAAAGTACAGGTTCTACAATGCTCCATGCATTAATGTTCAGTTAACCTGTCCTAGTTTACAGATCGTTGCCGTGATTCATAATATGAAGGTAACCTCAACATCCAACAAACTCACGACTGATGACCTAAATGTCCATCAAACTCACGACTGATGACCTTAACGTCCAACAAACTCACGACTGATGACCTAAATGTCCATCAAACTCACGACTGATGACCTAAATGTCCGTCATACTCACGACTGATGACCTTAACGTCCATCAAACTCACGACTGATGACCTTAACGTCCAACAACCTCACGACTGATGACCTAAATATCCATCAAACTCACGACTGATGACTTAAACATCCAACAAACTCACGACTGATGACCTTAACGTCCACACAAACTCACGACTGATGACCTAAACGTCCACACAAACTCACGCCTGATGACGTAATCATCCAACGAACTCACGACTGATGACCTAAATGTCCAACAAACTCACGCCTGATGACCTAAATGTCCATTAAACTCACGACTGATAACCTAAACTTCCAACAAACTCACGACTAATAATCTAATTAATATAGAGATGTGCTGGCACTATGTTTttcccagaatgcctcattcaagatggctgccaaaaTTGGCAGCCATCCTGAATGAGGCATTCTGAGAAAAAAACATAGGTattcaggggggggggggggggggggggggggaacccCCATAGGCATTCAGGGGAAAAACAAAACCCCATAGATGTCAGCAATTCTCTCTCTGTATCTTTgtttcaaatacagaagtgacatacaaatgtacctttcttttaattgaattttcttgagattttatcttttcaggTTGAAAACCTTCTGGAATTTTAGTCATGATGAAGATTGAAGAAAAGTATGTTGAAGattgtattaaaaaataaaaaaaaaatccacatgtattgagttttgtttgttttattagttaaacaaatattcatgaaaatgattaaaatttgACAGGGTCTTCTCATCCTCCAGTTTTTGGACCGGGATGATGTATTtgtctgaaaaaataaaagttgaAAATAGAATCTTTgacttttaacattttacaataGTGataaataaagaagaaaaatatgaaaaaaatatatgaaaacttACTTACCATCTCTAAATCCACTGCCATGTGGATTATCTCAGTCTGTGTTGACACTTTTGTAAAATTTGTCTCCCTCCTTTTTTTGAATTCATGGTTACTGACTGTGTAcatcaaatgtttaaatatgTGTAACCCCTAAACTTTACAGAAAGACGTTGAGAAGAATTCAACATGGCAGCCTTCATGTGTTTACACCAGCTCAGGATGTTTATGGGatttaacaatataaacaatgaaaggttaaattattgttttcaattttaatcTTGTCATATGATGtttattgtaaatgtatgaGTATATTAAAGAATAAAGCTGTTTTATCATGATTTACGGAGATTGATTTGTTGATGCTCAAGTTACCATTGACTCAGTGTTACGGAGGTCATTTTTTGGAGATTCCCGTAGATTAAttagtttttattgtaaaatgaaatcaTCTCAGTTCAAATTAATCACTCTGAATTAATGTCttcataattttgataatttaaaggttttgttttgttgctagaaataaaaatactaccatggtaaaatgctttcactttctattcccGGAACTTTTTagactgtgacgtcacagccataACTGTCTTGAGTTGTACGGAGGTCTTTTTTCTGTAATAGATTTCAatagtttttattgtaaaatggaatcatattgattcaaaataaacattctAAAACTCTGTCTTTctaacatgctgttttagcATGCTGATATGGTGTTTTTAACATggtgttttaacatgctaacatgctgttttgaCATGCTAACATGCgattttaacatgctaacatgttattttaacatgctaacatgctgttttaacatgttGATATGGTGTTctagcatgctaacatgctgttttaacatgttGATATGGTGTTTTTACCATGCTTAATTGCTAttttaacatgctgttttagcatgctaacatgctgttttgcCATGTTGATATGATGTTTTTACATGCTAACATGCCATTTTAACCTGCTAAAATGCTATTTTAACATGCTAATTTTGCTGTTTTAGCGTGCTGATATGATGcttttaacatgctaacatgcttTTTGTACATGCCAACATgctgttttagcatgctaacatgcaGTTTTGacatgctaacatgctattTTGACAAGTTGATATGGTGTTTTTAGCATGCTGACATGCTGTTTTGACATGCCAACATGCTGTTGCATTACGCTTAAGCTGATCTCTAGCTTCAATGGCACGTTTTCTTGCTGCAGTTTTGATGTTTTCCCCCTTTAGCAAATCACTAGTCAATTTCATGCCAGAATCAATTGCTTGTTTTCCTACACGTCACACTCCTTTCTCCCAATTGATGCACTTCATTCCAAAATGAAGTAAAGGCTTAACAGTTTTAAATACACCTCTAAACAGACCTCCTATACCATGACCTCTCTGCATTCTTGTTCCTCTGAAGACATTTCCACTACCACCTCCCCCAGCTTGATTCAAGAAATACCTATCAAATAGCTTTCTATCACTTTGGTGAGCAGCTTTCATATTGATTGCTTTTCTCCAGGTTGAACCTTATAATAATTCATTATATAGACCTTTTAGTTCTGATAAATTGAACCTAAAGAATGCCTCTTAAAATGTAAGGTGACGACAACTTTTCCTCTCTCAAATGGAATGGGTTTCCCTGTATCGTCTCTCAACgttatttctatttcttgaAATTGACGTTGTTGTAATGGTACATAATGAATTGGTTGGAATTcattactgatgacatgtcCTGCCATATCCTCAATTGGAACTATTCTGACAAGTGGAACCCTGGAATCACCCACCATCTGTGGTTCAACCAAAGGACAGTAGACATAATGGAATAAAAACCTTGACGAACGCAAGCCATGTTCCTGCCAGTCTATTTTCCTTCAGAAAACCGTGAATACTCAAATCCTAACAATTTTGACAGCATAGGACTGAGATTTAAACGTAAGCCAGTAGATATATTCAAAGTTAGCCTCTGATCAATTTTATCAGTAGAAATTTTGAACATATCTCCATGTGATACCATTTTTTAATGTAAAGTTTTAATGCAGCTCCAGGATCAAATTCAACACTAGCAACATTGTCACTGCCACCAACGATCATCTCCAACCACAACTCATCTTCACGTACGTTGAACCAAGAGTGGGGGGATATTGCATTTCAGCTAGACCCATCTCCCAAGAACCTTTGAGATCTAGAGGTTGAGGCAAACGTGTCTTGTAAGTTGTTAATGAATTGTCTTGAAAGTACTCCATTAAATTTTTACTACATGTAGGAAGGGTTATGTAAAACATCTTTCTTTTTCAGAGTAGAGATAGCCAATACCACTGCTCAACAAAGAAACCCACAGAGACTCTAGTGGATGACCTATGCTGAGATAATAGATGCTACAGCAGATGATGATATAGATGATGGCAGTTTGGTACCAAACAATAACTAATTAGTTTCCACTGATGTTGTCAgtcaatttattatatttatctgGAGTGTTTCGACGACTTTTATACTTTTTCTGGGCTCTAATCTGTAGGCTTAAACTTTTTCCATTCCTTTAACATGTCTGAAACTGTTTTTCTAGGTAACGTTGATCGTGAAGTGGGTGTAGAAAATGTGTTATAGCCACTTTCATCACTGTATTCCTTCCAATCAATTGTGTCAGTATATGAAACTTTTACTGTTTTTTTCTAGAATGGCTTTGCGTATAGAAGGTTTAGCTTGACAAAAATTCTTTACAATGTTTCTCCAGATATGAAGAAATCTTCGTCAAACAGCATCTACCGTTCATGaagcataattatatatatataagtttttaGGGGACATACACAAACTGATACTCTCCaggaaatatacatgtacgtaatcTGAGATCTGAAggagtgtttttttttcaaatctacTAACAGATATCCATGAGGATGAAGAGTAGCATCCTTGTAGGCTTCCATCAGTAGCGTCCTTCCCGGAACATCTGCTGAGTCAAACACCTGACCTGTGACGAATCTCTAGGATTTATCATCAAAACAATGTAATGAGTATTTAAACTGATGTTTCTATGTTTTTTACTCTGACAAAATAAATTCTGAACTATTTACATGACGCTGATATTGCATGACTCTTCTTGGTGAATAATGACGTTACGTCAGAGTTAACTTAAGACATCAAATCATCAATCACAATCAAATTATTCACAGACGTGTCTAGTTCCATTATATTAGGCAAACCTTCATGAAAATCTACTTTGTCAATGAAACCATAGATTGTGTGATATTCTCCATAACACCACAGGATTTTATCGGGTATGGGAGTCATCATGTGTTGAATGTTGTCTATAAACCTCTTAACCAACGTTATTTTTCCACTTCCTATGGGACCTgctatcatacaggtaaagggATATTTCCAGGGCAAGAAATGTCCTCTAGGTACTGGGGGTAACATGTGTTCAGGTACATTGCTGATTCGAAAGGTATAGTTTTTTCTTTTACATCAAGACACTTTTCTAGAGAAGATGTATCTAGTGGTATGTCATTTCTATGTTTCATTTTCCTGTGTACTATCATGGCATATTTTCATGTGAAAGATTTGGACACTGGACACTTGTTTACCATGACTTTTCTTTATTTTGGTGTTTTGAAGCTTATTTATAGCTTTTATTGGTACTTCAATGTCATCATAATCTATCCAGGAATCAATTTTGTTTGGCCATCCTAACCATCTAATCAACGCTAACTTCTTCCCTTTGACTCTCTTAACTTTTAAGACTTCTTCTATTTTCCACTTCGTTTCTTTTGATTTGTGGACTTTTTGTAATTCTTGAGCGAAGAAAACCCCCTCTATCTGTTCACTCATCATATCTGACTTTATAAACCGGAACACTTCCTCTGTAATATCTGTGAGAGACTATGAATATTCCATCTGTCCATTTCTGATGCAATCCCCGACGGAATTCACGGACTTTGTAACTGAGCCTCACTTCATCTCCTTTGTTGAATTTGTGTGGCTTCTTTTTCTTGGGAGGTTCATGGTCTCTTTTGGAAAAGATTATGCTTTGTGTGTCATTGTTTACATCCTTGGGTGCATATCCATACAGACCAGAGTGTGTTCTACTGTTGTAACTTCTAATGATGTCAGGTAACACACCGATAAAGGTAAACGTTTGATTGGAATGCAAGTATCTATACACAATATTTTTCACTTCCCTATAAATGATTCAGCAAATGCAGCTTTATGAGCACTATGACTTACAATGTGGGTGACCCAATGACTTTGCAATGCTTTTGAAATGCATTGTTTAAGAACTCTTTTCCATGATCTGatctgatgatgatgggctGACGTTCTGcgaatatatttttgaaagcCTCCAACACTGTGGTAGCCTGTGGTTTTTAAGGGGTAGTACCCAAGCATAACGTGAAAAATGATCCACAGCAACTAGTAAGAAAGTGATGCCTTCATTATAGTTTTTGATATTGGCGACATCTGCTAAATCAGCATCCCACATGTAATCCACACTCACCAAAGGAGTTTTGACTTTTGGTTTTTTGTGTCTAACTTGTCTTCTAACACTATAAGGATCTTGATTCTGCAACCAAGCAGTGACCTGTGATAGAGTTATTTTCAAATTGcctttctttttttataccCTCATACAACCTCTTGGGGCCAGTGAATCCACACATGTTTTGGATCATACCATATCTTCTTCAGAAAATCTTTCTGCgtttttgacaatattttttcttattaatAAATCCATTGCAACTCTTTTTATACCTTTTCATGTGCTACAAACAGTTCAAATTGTTTAAGAAATGAATCGGTTCTTTGCACTTCACATAAATCTTtggtaaatatttcacaaactaATTTTCCACGTAATCATGTACGATCTACATCATTTATCACTTCccaataatctttttttttttctttttcttttttatgcaAATCATCAATGATATCCAGCTTTTGCTTTTTCTCAGTTTCCACCTCAGGTAAAATTTGATTTGAGACTTAATGCTTTTTAACATGGTGTATGCCGAATTTGATAACATCATAGAAATGATACATATTTCCCGTAAGATGATTCCTTTTATACACTTGTTGGTAACTTTTTCCTTGGAACAGAGCATTCATTTTAACtgggtttttttccaaaaatagatTTGATCCAAACTTTTACTTCACCTTTCAGAACATCAGGGTCATTTGAATTCTTGTATTTCAATCAGAATTCTATTGTAATGACTGCCATGTTTATTTTTTGGTATCCATCATAGAATCTCCAAGACAACTGTAATTGAAGAAtggttttaaatatttttgcacAATTCTTAACCAGTTTTTGCAAAATTTCTAATCAAATTTAGCATTTTTCTTACTTAACTTTTTCAAAAACATATTACAagtttcactatatattcttactatttatttattattattttttagcatattttacactgtttgttaacaatttttaaacatataaaaaaaaacagcatgttagcatgtcAAAATAGCAAGTTAACATGTTAAAAACACCATATCAACATGTTTTTCATGGAATGTGCATAACGGACAAAGTTTTAAGAAAGTGTATTGATCGATGTTTTCCAGCATGTCAGATAACTATTTACAACTTATCGCTACTGctaatatgtatgtgtatgtaaaaGAGTATTTGTACATAGAAAATGActtttacccccccccccccccccccccccttctttttCTTCCATCTTTCCCTTTCTCTCCTTCTCTcctttatagattttttttatttatatatatatatattgcattcaCTGCTGTCCattatgtattgatttatattatgTACTAGGGAGAGGGCGTCACTAAGTTGGAAAATCCAATTGTCAACaatttatgacaataaaaatatgtttaaatcaaatatcaaCATGTCAAAGCAtcatgttagcatgctaaaacagaATGTTAGCATGTCAAAACGGcatgttaacatgttaaaacagcatgttagcatgttaaaaatAGCAaattagcatgctaaaacaccataTCATCATGCTAAAACAGCAaattagcatgctaaaacaccataTCCGCATgctaaaacagcatgttagcatgctaaatTAGCATATTAAAAAGACAGAGTTTTagaatgtttattttgaatcaatatgattccattttacaataaaaactatttaaatCTATTACAGCAAAAGAACTCCGTACAACTCAAGACAGTCatggctgtgacgtcacagtctAGAAAGTTCCGGGAATAGAAAGTGGAAGCATTTTACCATGatagtatttttatttctagcAACAAAACACAAGCTTTAAATTATCAATACTATAAAGACACCAATtcagaatgattattttgaactgacatgattccattttacaataaaaactacTTAAATCGATTGTAATTCACAAAAATAACCCCCATAACCCTCTTGACAGTTACATTGTatgactgtgacgtcacagtctAGAAAGCTCCGGGAATAGAAAGTGAAACCAGTTTACAAACTCACGACTGACAACCTCAACCTCAAACTCACAACTGATAACCTCAAACTCAAACTGACGACTGACAACCTCAAACTGACGACTGACAACCTCAACCTCAAACTCACGAGAGACAACCTCAAACTCACGAATGACAACCTCAACCTCAAACTCACGACTGACAACCTCAAACTCAAACTCACGACTGACAACCTCAACCTCAAACTCACGACTGACAACCTCAACCTCAAACTAACGACTGACAACCTCAAACTCAAACTCACGACTGACAACCTCAAACTTAAACTCTCGACTGACAACCTCAACCTCAAACTCACGACTGACAACCTCAAACTCAAATTCACGACTGACAACCTCAAACTCACGACTGACAACCTCAAACTCACGACTGACAACCTCAAACTCAAACTCACGACTGACAACCTCAACATCAAACTCACGACTGACAACCACAACATCAAACTCACGACTGACAACCTCAAACTCAAACTCACGACTGACAACATCAACCTCAAATTCACGACTGACAACCTCAAACTCACGACTGACAACCTCAAACTCACGATTGACAACCTCAAACTCACGACTGACAACCTCAAACTCACGACTGACAACCTCAACCTCAAATTCATGACTGACAACCTCAAACTCACGACTGACAACCTCAAACTCACGACTGACAACCTCAACCTCAAACTCACGACTGACAACCTCAAACTCAAACTCACGACTGACAACCTCAACCTCAAACTCACGACTGACAACCTCAACCTCAAACTAACGACTGACAACCTCAAACTCAAACTCACGACTGACAACCTCAAACTTAAACTCTCGACTGACAACCTCAACCTCAAACTCACGACTGACAACCTCAAACTCAAATTCACGACTGACAACCTCAAACTCACGACTGACAACCTCAAACTCACGGACTGACAACCTCAACTCAAACTCACGACTGACAACCTCAACATCAAACTCACGACTGACAACCACAACATCAAACTCACGACTGACAACCTCAAACTCAAACTCACGACTGACAACCTCAACCTCAAATTCACGACTGACAACCTCAAACTCACGACTGACAACCTCAAACTCACGATTGACAACCTCAAACTCACGACTGACAACCTCAAACTCACGACTGACAACCTCAACCTCAAATTCATGACTGACAACCTCAAACTCACGACTGACAACCTCAAACTCAAACTCATGACTGACAACCTCAAACTCAAACTCACGACTGACAACCTCAACCTCAAACTCACGACTGACAACCTCAACCTCAAACTCACGACTGACAACCTCAACCTCAAGACTGACAACCTCAAACTTAAACTCACGACTGACAACCTCAACCTCAAACTCACGACTGACAACCTCAACCTCAAACTCACGACTGACAACCTCAAACTCAAACTCACGACTGACAACCTTAACCTCAAACTCACGACTGACAACCTCAAACTCAAATTCACGACTGACAACCTCACACTCACGACTGACAACCTCAAACTCACGACTGACAACCTCAAACTCACGACTGACAACCTCAACCTCAAATTCACGACTGACAACCTTAACCTCAAACTCACGACTGACAACCTCAAACTCAAACTCACGACTGACAACCTCAACCTCAAACTCGCGACTGACAACCTCAACCTCAAATTCACGACTGACAATCTTAACCTCAAACTCACGACTGACAACCTCAAACTCAAACTCACGACTGACAACCTCAACCTCAAACTCATGACTGACAACCTCAACCTCACGACTGACAATCTCAAACTCAGGACTGACAACCTCAACCTCAAACTCACGACTGACAACCTCAACTTCACGACTGACAACCTCAATCTCACGACTGACAACCTTAAACGCCAACAACTCTCGAGTCACAACGTAACGTCCAACAAACTCACGACTGACAACCTCAACCTCAACCTCAAACTCACGACTGACAACCTCAACCTCAACCTCACGACTGAAACCTCAACCTCAAACTCACGACTGACAACCTCAAACTCAAACTCACGAGTGACAACCTAAACCTCAAACAAACTCACGAgtggtaaactgtattgtcacTTCCCAGGGGACTTGTGGTGTCATTGCATACTTTGACCATTTATTTATTGTCTTGTTTTCGTTGATTTtgcatgtaaatataaaacaaaagaaacgTCAATTTAATTGTGGCCGTGTCCCGGGCGGGATGATCAATAAGGCCGACTAATGGGACAAACCACTGTTACATATACGGTAAATATGTAAAGTCAAGGGTTTCGCTTAGGGCACATCAGTGCTGCAGCTGCATGCactgtaatttatcaaaattctAGTCACACTTTTATTAATTCTTGTCATTTGTTAAATGATATGTAAGCtcatatgtattttatttagaaAATTCTAGGTCTGGATACTTCTCAGAAGCATGTGATGATGGCGATGTTCCAAACTACAGTCTTCCCAATCAGTTTAGCGTAAGTACTGTTTGAACACCAAAACTAATGTCACATTCGATAAAATGGTTAAACAttaaattataacatatataaacaagTGCATTACACTTCGATATAGGATAAAAGATTATTTGATTGATATAAAGAAGTGGCCGACTTTACAATTACCTGTGACAACACTTGCCTAATAGAACTCCCAATAATTTGACAGATTGTTGACAAAAGTAGTAATGATTTTGTAACGATTCAGCTCTACttcaattttatttgaatttttcacTTTGGACGAGAGCCAAACAAATAGCCGAGAGCGTCTTTCAGAAATACTAagatataatttgaaatatccAAATTTTGCCAATATTATAATTCTTCGCTGAATACAGAGGCAATTCTTAAGATCTTTACGAAACAAACATCGTGCTGTTGTCGACAAATGATCTGTAagaatatttaaggattaaccTGTCTTActtggtgtctatggtcgaaatagatgccagagctttgtaaacaaacgtcatattgcGCGCTAGCACAATGTgacacgtttgtttgcaaagctctggcatctatatcgaccgTAGACACtaaaaaatacagtttaatgcttaaatttacattctcgacctactttttgttatttttgaaaattaaaattgagttagcttaaaaaatgtcaatattcagCGACTTCGTCAATGGGGTTGGACAAATggaactatttttttttcaaaattcatttgtcaagtgcagattggcaaacaaaaaagcGCATTGAAATAACACAGTCTGTTCAATTctgtttattatttgtgtaacaatattgtataaaatttctttttgatattttttaattaacataaaaaaagaCGTAGTCCTAGGCTTTTTCATTGAGCTATGCTTGTTTAtgttagttacaagtagttccggtgggagaatatattcatgcgcggcatggattgacgtcacgttttgggtgtcaattatgctcacatagactgcaaatctttttacttagtttatatcgtggctttgccactaaaatgtaaatatttatcagTGATGTTTCGAGTTATGTCAAACCCATAACATAGGAGTAATATTACCCCAAAAATACCGCCCCCTGGTACAGTGTCATACCCATAATATAGGAGTAATATTATCCCAAAATACCGCCCCCTGGTACAGTGTCATCCCCATAACAAAGGAGTAATATTACCCCAAAATACCGCCTTGTGGTACAGTGTCATCCCCATAACATAGGAGTAATATTACCCCAAAATACCGCCCCCCTGGTACAGTGTCATACCCATAACATAGGAGTAATATTACCCCAAAATACCGCCCCCTGGTACAGTGTCATACCCATAACATAGGAGTAATATTACCCCAAAATACCGCCCCCCTGGTACAGTGTCATACCCATAACATAGGAGTAATATTACCCCAAAATACCGCCCTCTGGTACAGTGTCATCCCCATAACATAGGAGTAATATTACCCCAaatacacccccccccccccccccccccccccccccccggtaGAGTGTCATCCCCATAACATAGGAGTAAAATTACCCCAAAATACCGCCCCCCTGGTACAGTGTCATCCCCATAACATAGGAGTAATATTACCCCCAAATCACTTGTGATTTAGTTTTCTAGAGATGCTGTCGGCCGGATAGGACTGAAACCAGTCGACGCATTTTATTACCATCATTTTAGTTGATGCATGTTTATAGAACGGTTTTGCGTAAAATGCATATATAATTTGACCTATCAGAAACCTGGATCTAAATTGAGCACACCATCTGTATGTTTAGGGAGAGATGTGCTGACacaatgggtttttttctctcccagaatgcctcattcaagatggctgctaattgggcagccatcttgaaatgaggcattctgggagagaaaaaaaaccataGATGTCATCAattctctctactgtatcttggttttcaaatacagaagtgacatacctttctttagttgtatattgttgagattttatcttttcaggTTCTTTTTTTGGACATcttcttctttcaatatctgttgttgatgattcatGTTGTATACCAAAAAACATTGGAACCGAATTCGTCAGAGGCCTTGGTGATTAAAACAAGATCTCATGACAAATGAtcctgatgacaggtaaaaCGTTTCTGTCTGTGTATCAGCCATGCTAGATTTGTTACACCccatttttaaatatgtgtaaaccaCCAAACTTTCCAGAATGAGGCTGTGAAGAATTCAACATGGCAGCCTCCATGTGTTCACATCACCTCAGGATGTTTAtgggttttaacattataaaatatagcaggtaaattgtgtttttaatctttttgaTCTTATCATAGAATATTGAATCTCTTGTAAACCATATTAAACATGTCTCTTCCGTTAAAAATAGTCAATAGAATATGTTATTACCTCAAAAATAAGTATTATTTAATTAGATgtagatatttgatttttagATATGATATGTTTGTAAATGTTAATTCAATAGAGAAATATGAATATGTTATAAAGGGTATGTTTTATGATGAACAAGTTACAGTTAAAAGATTAGCTGTATTACAAACATTTACTGAAGCGTTAGATAACCATCATCATacttataaatatatgaaaatgtttAGACATTTTAGATTAACATACTGTTTGTAATTTgatgtttgtaatattttcttatttcaattgtgttcaaataaataaaaaaatagttGGACAAATTTGagtattttcttatttcatGGACCAAAA harbors:
- the LOC117329943 gene encoding TSK-associating protein 1-like; this encodes MEAAMLNSSQPHSGNREVEVEVVSREFEVEVEVVSREFVGRYVVTRELLAFKVVSREIEVVSREVEVVSREFEVEVVSPEFEIVSREVEVVSHEFEVEVVSREFEFEVVSREFEVKIVSREFEVEVVSREFEVEVVSREFEFEVVSREFEVKVVSREFEVEVVSREFEVVSREFEVVSRECEVVSREFEFEVVSREFEVKVVSREFEFEVVSREFEVEVVSREFEVEVVSREFKFEVVSLEVEVVSREFEVEVVSREFEVEVVSREFEFEVVSHEFEFEVVSREFEVVSHEFEVEVVSREFEVVSREFEVVNREFEVVSREFEVVSREFEVEVVSREFEFEVVSREFDVVVVSREFDVEVVSREFELRLSVREFEVVSREFEVVSREFEFEVVSREFEVEVVSREFKFEVFEVEVVSREFEVEVVSREFEFEVVSREFEVEVVSREFEVVSREFEVVSHEFEVEVVSREFEVVSREFEVVNREFEVVSREFEVVSREFEVDVVSREFEFEVVSREFDVVVVSREFDVEVVSREFEFEVVSREFEVVSREFEVVSREFEFEVVSREFEVEVVSREFKFEVFEVEVVSREFEVEVVSREFEFEVVSREFEVEVVIREFEVVSREFEVEVVSRQFEVVSRQFEFEVISCEFEVEVVSREFRFVTGQVFDSADVPGRTLLMEAYKDATLHPHGYLKKTSVQLKTVMAVTSQSKKFRE